One Candidatus Kuenenbacteria bacterium HGW-Kuenenbacteria-1 genomic window, AAATTAAATTTAAGGCAAAAACTTCAGGTACCCCTTTACAAACTTACCTTAATACATATATTTATTTAATTTCTTATAATGAAGGTGCGAGTTCTGAAACAATAGAAATTTTTAATAGAATGATAGCAAATTGGAAATTTAACGCAAATGTTGCTATTACGCCTGAACAAAAAGCGCAATTAAGAAACGATATTAAACGATGGGCTGATATAAATAATATTAAAAGTTTATTAGAAGATTATAAAGAAAAATATGGTTATTATCCTAAATTAGAATCTGGAACTTATATGACAAATCACACGGTTAGTACCTGGCCTTCATGGCAACTTGAATTAGGCAAAGCATTGGTAAATTTTTTACCTATTGATCCAATAAATACATTTGGATCTTGTCCAGAAGAAACAAAAACTATAAACAAAAAACAAATTATTTTTAAATACGATTCAAAAACTTGTTGGGATAAAGAAAATAAAGCATATGCTGGCGACATAACCGATGAAATTTTATATCCAGTTTTAGCCTCATCTGTTTATACTTATTCCTCGCTTTTAGATGGACAAGATTATTATTTAGGATATGAAACAGAATTTGGCAAAGGGTGTGCTACAGGACAATGTTTTTTAAATAATAGCTGTAAAGCTGTAGGTGATTGTAATGGGAGACAATATTGTCAATCAGGAAGATGGGTAAATCATTGTGGAAATGGAGCAAAGGATTGTGGCGAAGAATGCGAGGCAGACGGCAATGGCTCTTCTGCTACTAATCAATATAAATGTACAAGTTGTAAATGGACAGATGGTTGGTGTGGCAATGGAATAATACAAACTAATCATGGTGAACAATGTGAATTAAGTGGTGCAAATGTATTTACAAAACCAACTCCTTCACAAGCAATAAATATAGATCATCAATATCAATGTTTAGCTTGTAAAATAACTGGTGGATATTGTGGAGATGGAACTGAACAAACTGCACATAATGAACAATGTGATCCAAAAAATTATATAGCTCCAATCCCAGCTGATTCTAAAATCAATAAGCAATATGAATGCGATATAAATTGTCAAGATAAAGGTGGATATTGCGGAGATATAATTATACAAAGTACTTATGGCGAGCAATGTGAAGCAGACGGCAATGGCTCTTCTGCTACTAATCAATATAAATGCATTGTCTGTAAATGGACTGGTGGCTGGTGCGGAGATGGTACGCAAAATGGACCAGAGCAATGTGATCCAACAAATTATATAGCTCCAATCCCAGCTGATTCTAAAATCAATAAGCAATATGAATGCGATATAAATTGTCAAGATAAAGGTGGATATTGCGGAGATGGAATTGTTCAAAATGGGACTTATAACAAAAAAATAAATAAATCGTTGCGGATATGGAATATAAGATTGTGGCAAAGAACGATTGATAGAGATGAAGAATGCGAAGCAGATGGCAATGGCTCTTATGCTACTAATCAATATAAATGTACAAGTTGTAAATGGACAGATGGTTGGTGTGGCGATGGAACTATTCAAGCTACCTATGGCGAACAATGCGATAAAGGAAACATTAATAATGATACTTATGGTCAAGGTGCTGATAGTTGTAAGACTGATTGTAGCGGATCTGCGTCATATTGTGGCGATGGGATAGTTAATGGTCAGGAAATTTGTGATATAACAAAAAATTATGAAAATAGCGTAAAGTGTATTGCAACCAATGATCAAAATTGTGGTAAATTATTAAAAGAATATAATTTTTCAGATATACCAATAACTGAATTAAATAATATAGAAGTATCAAATACATCTATAAAATTAAAACAAGCAAATATTTCTACTCCTTATATTTGGGTAGCTAATTCTGATGTTGATATGGTTTCTAAAATTAAGACTTCCGATGGTGCTTTAATGGGTAGATATTCAACTGGTAAAAATCCTTCGCGAACAGCCGTTGATTTAGAGGGTAACGTCTGGATTGCAAATAGAGATAGCAACGACGTCACTATTTTAAAAGAAGACGGATCTCTTATAAAAACTTGTTCCGTGGGTATTGGTCCGCGTGGAATAGCAATTGATACTCAGGGTTTTGGTTGGGTGGCTAGTTATGAAGAAAATAAGGTTTATAAAATAGATAAGGATTGTAACCGTTTAGCTACTTATAATGTTGGCGCTAGACCTTATGGTTTAGCTATTGATGCTAGTGGTCATATTTGGTCTGCCAATAGAAATGGCAACAGTGTGAGTAAAATTGATATTTCTACTGGCGTAGTCAATACTTATTCTGGCGTTGGTGGCACTACTTGTGGGGATGCTGGTTTACATCCTTATGGAATAGCTGTTGATTTAAATGATAATATTTGGGTGGCTGATACTTGTAAGGGAGTTTATAAAGTGGCTCAAAACGGAGATATTATTTATTATACTTATAATACGGCCCATTCATATGGTCGCTCAAGAGGCGTGGCAGTTGATAAACAAGGTTTTGTTTGGGTTGCTTTTGATTTTAGCAATCAAGTGGCTAAAATAAATCCTAGCGATGGAAGTTTAAAGGGGATTTATTCTTCTGGAGGTGATCTTCCAATTGGCATTTCAGGCGACGCAGATGGAAATATTTGGGTTATCAATCATGACAAAGGTGGTATAGCAGCGAAAATTAATAGTTTAGGAGCTGTTATGGGGCGATATCCAGTAGCAGGAACAGGTGTGAGTGTTAAACCTTACACTTATTCTGATATGATGGGTTATGGCTTAAAAAACATTACCCTTAGAGGCGGTTTTTGGTCAACTACCTTTGAATCGTCATTTGCTCAAACTACTTGGAATAGTATTGTTCTGACAAAGACTACACCAATAGGCAGTAAAATTGAGATTAGATTTCAATCCGCGACCACTGAAGCGGGATTAGCAATTGCTTCTTGGAGCGGGTATTCAGATTCATCGTTACTTTCTTTAGTTAGTATTCCAAAAGAAAATAAATTTTTAAAATTTGAAATAAAATTTTATTCTAATCAACCTGATATTGCTACTTTTTTACCTTCTTTAAATTCGTTAATTATTAATTTAGATGAAGCAAAATAATAAATAAATTTTTATGAACAAATATAAAATTATTTTAATTTTTTTAATCATCATTATTTTAGGGAGTATTTATTATTTTTGGTCAAAACGACAATATAATCTTACTCATCCAACAGTTCTTTTGCCTGTTAATATGATTTTAAATCCATCAGAAGCTGATAGTGATGGAGATGGTTTGGCAGATTGGGAAGAAAAGAAAATTCATACTGATTTTAATAAACCCGATACAGACGAAGATGGGCTTTGGGATGGCATTGAAGTAAAACTTTATAAAACAGATCCTTTAAAATTTGATACAGATGGCGATGGTTTATCTGATTCTCTTGAAATTACTGCTTGGCAAAGCGATCCTTTCAAAAAAGATTCAAATAATAATAAGATTAATGATTTTGAGGAAATTAAAAATGGTAATAATCCTGTAACTGGAGAAAAAATTCCGCCAGCGCCAAGTACTTCCAAAAAGAAGTAAAATTGTTTTAATAAAATTTTTAAAAAATAAATAATTATATAAAAAACATTGGAATCTCTTGAGACCAGATTTTACGAGAAGAAGCCGAGATGGAAATTTTGTTAGAATTAGCTAATAATAAATTAAAGCATTCTTTTTCAATAAAAATTGAAGTTCATAAACCAGCTAATAAAATTAAAATAGAGACTGAATTATCTTTAATAAAAAGTCCATTAAGCATAAATGAGCCATTACTTTTAACCCATACCTTATTAGAATTAAAAAAAATGAAAGGATCTGCATTATTGGGCAGAAAAAAAGTAGAGATATATTTGATTTATGATATAATGGTATAATGCGCAAGCATTAAGAGAAAAGTTTCTTTTATTAAAAAAGTTACCTAAATACACGGAAAGAGAATTTAAAAATGAACTCCAAGTTTTTTTGCCTAAAAAATACTATCCAATAGTAAGTCAATTATATGATCGAATTAGAAAAACAAATAAATAAAATTAAAAAAAGTTATTTTTCTTTTGCGGATTTAAGAAAAGTTGTAAAAATAAATGATAATAGTTTGAGAGTGGCGATAAGTCGAATGTTAAGGGTTGGCAAAATAAAATCTTTATTAAAAGATTTTTTAGTAATAAATAAATTTTAATAAAATAGAATATTTAAATTTTAATTTCTAGAAGCTAAAACCTAGTTTCTAGAGCCTAATTTTATGTCTGAAGGAAAACAACAAGAGGATGTAGAAGATATTTTTTCTTCTACTGAAGTACATAAAGAATCAAATATATTTAAAGAAATGGAGCCAAAGGAATTACCCAAAGAAGAGGAAATTTCCGAAGCATCAAAAGTTTCTTTAAAATTTTTTAATCAAGAAAAAATGAAAGTTTTTATAATTGGCATTATTGTAATTATTTTATTATTTTTAGGGATATATGTAATTTACTTTAAAATAAAAAATATAAGAGAGGAAAGAAAAATACTAGAAAAAGAAAAAAATGCAAATGATATTTTATCACAAATAAAAACGGTTGAACAAGTAATTGATTCAGATGCTGATGGTTTATCTGATGATGAAGAAGCGCAATTAGGCACTGATGCTTTAGAAGTAGATTCGGATAAAGATGGATTGTCAGATAGAGCAGAAGTAAAAGTATGGAAAACAGATCCATTAAAACCTGATACAGATGCAGATGGAATTAAAGATGGAGATGAATTAAAGAAAAAAACTAATCCGAAAGGAGAAGGAAGTTTATTAGAAACGATTCAAAAATAATTTTTAAATTTTAAAAGCTAAGTTTTTATGCCAGAAAATAATTTTGAAAATATATCTAAAGATTTAAATACTTTAGATTTAAAAAATTCTTCTAATCCAAAATTTAAAGAAGCGCAAGATGAAGATATTTATGTGATGCCAATTAAATTTTTAGAAAAACACAAAAAGAAAAAGAAGAATGTCTGGGTTTTATTATTAAGTATTTTTTTAATTCTAATTGTATTGAGTGTGGGAGTTGTTTTTTTATTCAATGAAAAAGCGAGAAAAATATTTTTTATGTCACAAAAAAAACCTGTAATAGAAATAAATGGTGATAAAGAGAAGCCAGTTGATTTAGGAGTTAAAAATAATGAAAAAATAGAAATAGCCCAAACAATTAAGACTGAAGTGAAAGATAAAGATGGTAAAGTTATTAGTCGAGCCCAAGTAACATTGCCTTTTGGATTTATTGATTCCGAAGAAAAGCCTAAAATAATAAGTCAATATCCTTCTAAGTCATATTTTATGATTGATCCTAGACAAGATATTATTGGGGGAATATATACTTTTGTTCCTTCTAATATTAAATTAAAAAGATCAATTACTTTGATTTTAGGATATGATGATAAAATAATTAGTAATTATAAAGAGAAAGATTTTAGAGTAGCTTTTTTAGAAAATGGGAAATGGAATTTTTTAGAAGCTCAGCAAGACGTTGAAGGTAATACTTTTACTGTCACTCTTTTAGATATAAAAGATGTTTATACAATTTTAGTTTCAAAAACAGAAGAAATTCTTGCAGGTTTAGATACTGATTTGGATATAATTAATCCAGATATTTTACCATCCACAACTGATTCTGATTTTGATGGGTTAACGGATGTGGAAGAAGGATTTTTTCAAACAGATCCTCAAAGAGCAGATTCAGATTTGGGAGGATATCCGGATGGGTGGGAGGTAATTAATTTATTTAGTCCAAACGACGGAGCGTTATATCCACTTTCTAATTCAGGAACAATAAAAATTTATACAGACCCAATTTATAAATATAGTATTTTTTATTTAAAGGATTTTTTAGTAAATTTTGTAGATAATAAAACAATTTTTATTCCTCCAATAGAAACTGGGGAGTCAATAATTGTTATTGTTCAAGAAAATCCTGAAAAATTAAAAAGCAAAGAATGGTATATAAAACAATTTGAAGAAAAAACTTTAGATAAAGCTAAATTAAAAACTTCAATAGTTGATGGCATTGAAGGTGTTTGGAGTGTAGATACTCAAAATTTTTATTTAGCCAAGGATAATTTAATTTATGTTTTTTCTTATAACTCTAGTTTGTTGAATCATCTTAATTTTAAAACCGTTTTTAAAATGATGATAAACAGTTTTAAATTTAATCATAAAGGAGAAAAAATAAAAACTGAAGAGGAAGTAGTTAAAGAGGGAGAAAAAACAACACAAATTGAAGAAACAAAAGGACTTCCAAAAATTGAGACAGAAATAAAAAATGAAGAATAAAAATTATTATTAAAGTTTAAAGCTCACATTAAAAGTGTAAAATTAAGTTGAATTTTACACTTTTAATTTATATTTTATTAGATTATGTTAATTGGTGGTTTGCAAAAAGTATCTCTAATTGATTATCCTGACAAAATTTGCGCAATTATTTTTACTAAAGGATGTAATTTTAAATGTGGGTTTTGTCATAATTCTGGATTGGTTTTATTTGATAAACAACAGTCAACAATAAAAGAGGAAAAAATTTTTGAATTTTTAGAAAAAAGAAAAAAAAGATTAGATGGAATTTGTATTACTGGTGGAGAGCCGACATTGCAAAAAGATTTGCCAGAATTTTTAAATAAAATAAAAAAAATGGGTTTTTTGATAAAATTAGATACAAATGGAACTAATCCAGAGATGTTAAAAAAAATAATTAAAAAAAAATTAGTTGATTATATTGCCATGGATATTAAAGCACCTTTTTCAAAATATGAAAATATAACTGGTGCGAAAGTAGATTTAAATAAAACAAAACAAAGCATTAAAATAATTATGAACTTTTCTGATTATGAATTTAGAACTACCATTGTTCCAAATTTAATTAAGGAAGAAGATATAGTTTTTATTGCTAAACAGATTCAGGGAGCGAAGAAATATTTTTTACAACAATTTGTTTTTAAAGAAAAAATGATTGATGAAAAATATAAAAAAATAAAACCATATTCTAAAGAAATTTTAGAAAAAATGTGCAATAAAGCAAAGAAGTATATAAAAATAGTGGAAAATAGATAATTTTATAAATTATAAATTAATTTATTAAATTTGCTAAGCTGGCAAAAGAAATTAAAATAAAATTTGTTTCAAATTTTGCTTATTTTATGTCTTTATCTGAGAAACAATTTAAATTTGCTTATTGGTTTTTAAACCATAAAAAAAAAATTAGATCAAGTATTATTATTGGATTAATTATTTTGAATATTATTTTAATAAGTTTTTTAATTTTTAAAACTGTTTTTTATTTTAAAGATCAAAAAAATTATCAAATAATGATCAATTCTTTAAGTAAGGATTTAATTGACTATAATTCTTTTAAAGAAAAAAATAAACCAAAAGATCTTGAAGTTTTATTAACTAAGAGTATTTTTTCTGAAAGCCAAAAATATGATACAATATCACAAATAGAAAATGTAAATTCTCAATGGGTAGCTCAATATGACTATCAATTTATTTTTAATGGTCAAGAAGGGAAAATAAAAACAAATTTTATTTTACCTAATGAAAAAAAGTTTTTATTAGATTTTAACTTTGAAAGTTTGGCAAAAAATCCTTTTGTTGAATTAAAAATTAAAAATGTTCAATGGAAAAGAACAAGGTATTTATCTAAAATTCCTCAAATACAATTTGAGATTAAAAATATAAAATATTATCCAATTGGTATCCAAATTACTTCAGATAAAAAAAGTAATATTAATCAAGTCAATTTTGAAGCGATTAATAATAGTTCCTATGGTTTTTGGGAAACTTTTTTTAAGGTTATTCTTTATCAAGACAAGAATGTTGTT contains:
- a CDS encoding anaerobic ribonucleoside-triphosphate reductase activating protein; translated protein: MLIGGLQKVSLIDYPDKICAIIFTKGCNFKCGFCHNSGLVLFDKQQSTIKEEKIFEFLEKRKKRLDGICITGGEPTLQKDLPEFLNKIKKMGFLIKLDTNGTNPEMLKKIIKKKLVDYIAMDIKAPFSKYENITGAKVDLNKTKQSIKIIMNFSDYEFRTTIVPNLIKEEDIVFIAKQIQGAKKYFLQQFVFKEKMIDEKYKKIKPYSKEILEKMCNKAKKYIKIVENR